Genomic DNA from Acetilactobacillus jinshanensis:
CCGTGCCATTCGTCGTTTGGATATCTTACAGGCATTTTTAAAGTCTGGTAATAAGTTATCCTGGATGGTAATGCACGTCATTCCAGTTATTCCACCAGCATTACGACCGATGGTTCAATTAGAAGGTGGCCGTTTCGCTACTTCTGATTTAAACGATTTATACCGTCGTGTTATTAACCGTAACAACCGTTTGAAGCGTTTATTAGCATTACATGCCCCTGGTATCATCGTTCAAAACGAAAAACGGATGTTACAAGAAGCTGTTGATGCCTTAATCGATAATGGTCGTCGTGGTCGTCCAGTATCTGGTCCGGGTAACCGTCCGTTAAAGTCCTTATCGCATATGCTTAAAGGTAAGCAAGGTCGTTTCCGTCAGAACCTATTAGGTAAGCGTGTTGATTACTCTGGTCGTTCAGTAATTGATGTTGGACCTCATTTGAAGTTCAACCAGTTAGGTCTACCAGTTCCAATGGCATTGGAATTATTCAAGCCTTACTTAATGCACGCATTAGTTAAACGAGGCATTGCTTCAAACGTTAAGAGCGCTAAGCGTAAGATTCATAACCGTGATGATGACATTTATGATGTCTTAGCTGACGTCATTAAAGGTCACCCAATCCTATTAAACCGTGCGCCTACGTTACATCGTTTAAGTATTCAAGCCTTTTACCCAGTATTAGTTAGTGGTAAGTCCATTCGATTCCATCCACTTTGCTGTACTGCTTATAATGCCGATTTTGATGGTGACCAAGTTGCATTACATGTACCGTTAAGTGATGAAGCCCAAGCTGAATCCCGTACGTTAATGTTAGCTTCTACTCATATTTTGGCACCGCGTGATGGTTCTCCAATTATCACACCGTCACAAGATATCATCATTGGTAACTACTACATCACCTTAGAAGAACGTCATCGTGAAGGTGAAGGTTCCATCTTTAATGATGCTAACGAAGCTGTCTTAGCTTACCAGAATGGTTATGTTCAGTGGCATAGTCGTGTTGGTATCCGAGTTGCTTCCATGCCGAAGAAGCCATTTACTCCTCAGCAGCGTAAAGAAATCTTGGTAACCACCGTTGGTAAGATCATCATGAATACGATGTATCCAGATGACTTCCCATTCTTGAACGAACCGACTAAGCGTAACTTACGTGGTGAATTACCAGATAAGTACTTCTTAAAGCCTGGCGAAAATATCTTCGATTACTTAAAGCATTCGAAGTTAATTCCGCCATTCAAGAAGGGCATGATCAGTGATATTATCGCTGAATGTTACCGTCGTTACCATATTGCTACGACCGCAATCGTCGCTGATAGCTTGAAGCATTGGGGTTACGAAAACTCCATGAAGTCAGGCTTAACGTTCGCTATTCCTGATATTGTTGACTTGAAAGAAAAGCCTTACATTATCGAAGCTGGTAAGAAGAAGAAAGACTTAGTCACTAAGCAATATCAGATGGGTCTAATTACCAATGAAGAACGTTATCAGCGTGTCGTTGATATCTGGAGTGACGCCAAGGATAAAGTTCAACAGAAGATTCAAGATCACTTTGATCCAGAAAATGATATCTTTATGATGTCTGATTCCGGTGCCCGTGGTAACATCTCGAACTTCGTTCAATTAGCTGGTATGCGTGGTTTAATGGCCGAACCTAATGGTAAAGTTATGGAATTACCAATTACCGCGAATTTCCGTGAAGGTCTATCCATTCAACAGATGTTCATTTCCACCCATGGTGCCCGTAAAGGTATGACCGATACCGCCTTGAAGACTGCCAACTCTGGTTACTTAACCCGTCGTTTGGTTGATGTTGCTCAAGACTGTATCGTTCGTGAACATGATTGTGGTACTGATAGTGGCTTAAGAGTTCATGCTTTAATGAACGGTGGCGAATTATTAGAACCACTGTATGAACGAATCTTAGGCCGTGTCGCCATGAAGGAAGTTAAGAATCCGAAGACTGGAAAGACTATCGTTCGTCATAATCAGATGATCGATGAAAAGAAGGCCACGGAAATTGTTAACTCCGGCGTCAAGGAAGTTGAAATTCGTTCTGCATTGACTTGTCATACCGTTCATGGTGTTTGTGCTATGTGTTACGGCCGTAATTTGACCACTGGCAAATTAGTTGAAGTCGGTGAAGCTGTTGGTACCGTTGCCGCACAAGCCATTGGTGAACCTGGTACTCAATTAACTATGCGTAACTTCCATACCGGTGGTGTTGCTGGTAATGCTGATATTACCCAAGGTCTACCGCGTGTCCAAGAAGTCTTTGAAGCTCGTCATCCAAAAGGCCGTGCTTTAATTAGTAAGGTTACTGGTGACGTCAAGTTAATTGAAGAAAACCCTGCTGAAAACGTTCGTGAAGTTACTATTAAAGGTAAATCTGATACTCAGAAGTATAAGATTCCGATGGACCAGAAGTTGATCGTCAAAGAAGGAGACCACGTTCACCGTGGTACTCCATTAAACGTTGGTTCAATTGATCCTAAGGAAATGCTTCAGGTTACTAACATGATCGAAACCGCTAACTACATGCTTGGTGAAATTCAAAAAGTTTACCGTATGCAAGGTGTTGATCTAAACGATAAGCATCCTGAATTAATCATCCGTCAATTGATGCGTAAGGTTCGAATCATGAAGCCTGGCGATACCAAGTTATTACCTGGTTCCTTGATGGATATCAATGATTTCCGTAAAGCCAACGCTAAGTATGTCATCGAAGGTAAGATTCCTGCCACTGCTCGTCCAGTATTACTTGGTTTGACTAAGGCTGCTTTAGAATCCAAGAGTTTCTTAAGTGCCGCATCATTCCAGGAAACTACTCGAGTATTAACCGATGCTGCTATTCGTGGTAAGAACGATCCGTTAGTTGGTTTGAAAGAAAACGTCATCGTTGGTAAGTTAATTCCTGCTGGTACTGGTATGCATCGATACCGTAATATTCAGATGAAGGAAGACAAGCCTGCTGATACTGATAAATCAGCCGATGACGCAGAATCAACTGCTGACAGTACTAAAGAAGACTAAATAAAAAATAATAACTTTTAATTAATGGCGATTGCTGAATAAGCAACCGCTATTTTTTTATACTCCGAAGTAGTAGGTATGCGAATCCTAGGTAGGGTGCGTAAGGAATTAGTTTATGCTTGTGATGAATTACGTATTTAAAGATGGCGCTGAAAGATGATATCGCAATGATATAAATAATTGTGGTGACATCGGTTTTAAGGAACAGTAAAAACATTAGGTCAACGTCACCGTTTCCGATAAATTTAAGATAATGATTTAGTAGTGAAATTAATGCATAAATAATGAGAATAATTGCAAAAGTTAGGACATCTAATTTACCGTTAGTAATTAATTGCAAAATAGTTAACGTTAACATTGATATTAACGACCAAGTTGGGATGGTGTAGTAACTGTAGTCACATTCGGCAATGAATAGAAATAATAATTCAAAAATAATTTCTAAAAGTCCGTTAAGAGTGAGCGGGTTAAACAAAAATATTAAGCCACCAGTCAATTCACCAATTAACGTTAGAAAGCCAATCGGTCGATGACATTGATGGCACTTGCCTCGAAGAAGGATAAAACTAACGATTGGAATTAATTCCCAAGGTCTGAGTTTATGATTGCAGTGATCACAGTGGGATGCTGGAAAAATAATGGATTCGTGACGATATGACCTGATACTTGATAATGAAATAAAAGAGCCAATGACGGTTCCCACAATGAATTTAAAAAAGTTGATCATATGATTAACACCTCACCATTAAATACGTAAAGTTTTCGCAAAATGTTGACACTTTTTGGAGAGAATGATACTATTAACCATGTCTTAAGCGTGAAAAGTGTCCAAGCAGTCTTTTAGAAAAAGAACCGCCTGGATGTGTGGACTTGAAATTCAATCAAATTTTAAATTGAAAGGAGGACTTTTTAGATGCCAACAATTAATCAATTGGTCCGTAAAGGTCGTAAATCTAAAAGTTCTAAATCAAAGTCCCCTGCATTAAACTGGGGTTATAACAGTTACAAGAAGGAAAGAGTTTATGTTCCTTCTCCACAGAAGCGTGGCGTTGCTACCCGTGTTGGTACGATGACTCCAAAGAAGCCTAATTCCGCATTACGTAAGTACGCCCGTGTTCGTTTAACTAACTTAATGGAAGTTACTGCCTACATTCCTGGAATTGGTCATAACCTTCAAGAACATAGTGTGGTATTACTTCGTGGTGGTCGTGTAAAAGATCTACCTGGAGTACGTTACCATATCATTCGTGGTGCTTTAGATACTGCTGGTGTCCAGAACCGTCGTCAAGGCCGTTCTAAGTATGGTACCAAGAAGCCTAAGGCTAAGAAGTAACTAGTTTCGTTTTTGTAAGGAGGATATAATCTATGCCAAGAAAAGGTCCAGTACAACCACGTACTTTCTTACCAGACCCAATTTACAAGTCTAAGTTGGTTACTCGTTTAATCAACCACTTAATGATCGATGGTAAGCGAGGCACTGCATCAAAGATTTTATACAATGCTTTTAAATTAATTAAAAAACAGACTCATCATGACCCAGTTAAGGTATTTCAGGCTGCTATGAAGAATGTTATGCCTGTATTAGAAGTTCGTGCTCGTCGTGTTGGTGGTGCTAACTACCAAGTTCCGATCGAAGTTCGTCCTACTCGCCGAGTAACGTTAGGCTTACGTTGGATTGTTAACTACGCACGTTTACGTGGTGAACATACCATGACCGAACATTTAGCTCGTGAAATTATCGATGCTTCTAACAATACTGGTGCTTCAGTTAAGAAACGTGAAGATGTACACCGTATGGCTGAAGCTAACCGTGCATTTGCTCATTACCGCTGGTAATTTAGTAAGTACGATATAATTAAATAATTTCAAATAAAGTGGCTAATTTTTAGCCACTTTATTGATATAGAGATATATTGATCGTTTGAGAGGAGAAAATATATACATGGCTAACGCTCGAGAATTTCCACTTGAGAAGACCCGTAACATCGGAATTATCGCTCATATTGATGCCGGTAAAACGACTACTACTGAACGTATTCTGTATTACACTGGTAAGATCCATAAGATTGGTGAAACCCAAGATGGTGATAGCCAAATGGATTGGATGAGTGAAGAAAAAGATCGTGGTATCACGATCACTTCTGCCGCTACTACTGCCGAGTGGAAAGATCACCGAATTAACATTATTGATACGCCAGGACATGTTGACTTCACTGCTGAAGTTGAACGTTCCTTACGTGTATTAGATGGTGCTATTACCGTCTTAGATGCTAACGCCGGTGTTGAACCGCAAACTGAAACCGTATGGCGTCAAGCTGCTCAATTCCGTGTTCCAAATATCGTCTTTGTTAATAAGATGGATAAAATTGGTGCTAACTTCGATGCATCAGTTAAGTCATTACACACCAAGTTAGGTGCTAATGCTCATGCCATTCAAATGCCAATCGGTGCCGAAGATAACTTCAAAGGTGTTATTGACTTGATCGATATGAAAGCCGATATTTATGATAAAGATAAGATGGGTGCTAAGTGGGATACCGTTCCAGTTCCTGCTAAGTACTTACCACAAGCTAAGAAGCGTCGTCAGCAGTTAATCGAAGCTGTATGTGACGTTGATAACGACTTAATGGCTAAATACTTATCTGGTAGCCCAATTTCTAATGCTGAAATCAAAGCTGCTATTCGTAAAGCTACTTTAGAATTAAAGTTCTTCCCAGTCTTAGCTGGTTCCGCTTATAAGAACAAAGGTGTTCAAATGTTATTGGATGCCGTATTGGATTACTTACCATCTCCATTGGATATTCATCCATACGAAGCTAAGGATCCTGAAACCAACAAGATTGTTGAATTAAAGGCTAATGATAAGAAACCATTTGCCGCCTTAGCATTTAAGATCGCTACTGATCCATTCGTTGGTCGTTTAACTTATATCCGTGTATACCAAGGTACTTTACCAGCCGGATCTTATATCTTAAACGCAACCAAGAACAAGCGTGAACGTGCTAGTCGTTTACTTCAGATGCACGCTAACCAGCGTCATGAAATTCCTGAAGTCTTCTCTGGTGATATCGCCGCTGTTATCGGTTTAAAGAATACTGGTACCGGTGATTCATTAACTGCTCAGGATCATCCATTACACTTAGAATCCATGGACTTCCCTGACCCAGTTATCAGTGTATCCGTTGGTCCTAAGACTAAAGCTGATCAAGGTAAAATGGATAACGCTTTACAAAAGTTATCTGAAGAAGATCCTACCTTTAAGACTCATACTGATCAGGAAACTGGTCAGACCATTATTTCTGGTATGGGTGAATTACACTTAACCATTATTATTGAACGTATGCGTCGTGAATTCCACGTACAATGCCGTGTTGGTAAGCCACAGGTTGCTTATCGTGAAGAATTCACCAAGCCTACTAAAGCTAATGGTAAATTTATCCGCCAGAATGGTGGTAAAGGTCAGTATGGTGATGTTTGGGTTGAATTCACACCTACTAAACCTGGTGAAGGTTACAAGTTCGAAGATGCCATTGTCGGTGGTGTTGTTCCGCGTGAATTCATTCCATCCGTTTCCAAAGGTATTCAGGGTGCCATGAAGAATGGTGTTCTTGCCGGTTACCCATTAATTGACTTAAAGGCTAAGTTATACGATGGTAGTTATCATCCAGTTGATTCAAGCCAGGCTTCATTTGAAACCGCTGGTGCCTTAGCATTGAAAGAAGCTGCTAAGACTGCTCATCCAGTTATCCTTGAACCAATTATGAAGACTGATGTCGTAATTCCTAAGGAATTCATGGGTGATGTCATGGGTGAAATTACCGCTCGTCGTGGTAAGATCCGTGGTATGGCTGAAAAGAACAAAGCCGAAACCTTACATTGCTTCACTCCATTAAGTGAAATGTTTGGTTATGCCACTAATTTACGATCTGCTACCAAAGGCCGTGGTACATTTACTATGACGTTTGATCACTATGCTCCAGTTCCGAAGAGTCTTCAAAAGAAGATTATCGAAAAGAACGGTGGCTCAACTGAATCTTCTAAAAATTAATTAAAATAATTAATTGAATTAATAATTACAAAGGATGTCTTTTTAGACATCCTTTTTTGTTTATTTAATTTGGATAAATTATGAGAAACCTTGACAGTACAGGGGAGACCTAGTATTATAAGAATTGTTGCTGATTGGGGTAGTTTACCCTATAGCTATGATGTGAAAGGTTGCGACACACCCGGTTGCTTTGCCATGGGTGCGTCGGGAATTTTCACGGAGTTAGTCTTATTTCAAATATAGACGAAGGAGGGAATATAATGGCAAAACAAAAGATTCGGATTCGTTTGAAAGCATATGAACATCGTATTTTAGATCAATCAGCTGCTAAGATCGTTGCTACAGCACAACGTACTGGCGCTAGTATCTCTGGCCCAATTCCGTTACCAACTGATCGTACGATCTATACGGTTCTTGCTTCACCGCATAAGTTCAAGAAGTCTCGTGAACAGTTTGAAATGTTAACTCATAAACGTTTGATTGATATTTTAGACCCAACCCCAAAGACTGTTGATTCTTTAATGAAGTTGGACTTACCAAGCGGTATTGATATTGAAATTAAATTATAGAGATTTATTAAAATAGTATAGGAGGTGTACTCATGGCCAGAAAAGGAATTTTAGGTAGAAAAGTTGGTATGACCCAAGTATTTGGCAAGAATGGCGAATTAATTCCAGTAACCGTTGTTGATGTCACACCAAACGTTGTTCTACAGAAGAAAACCAAAGAAAATGATGGTTACAATGCCGTCCAGTTAGGTTATGCCGATAAACGAAAAGTTTTAAGCAATAAACCTGAACAAGGTCATGTAGCAAAAGCTAAAACTGCTCCTAAGCGTTTTATTCGAGAAATTCGTAATGCTGACTTAGGAAAGTTAAAAGTTGCTGATAAAGTATCTGCTGATATCTTTAAAAAGGGTGACGTTGTTGATGTCACCGGTATTACTAAAGGTCACGGATACCAGGGTGTTATTAAGAAAGATAACCAGCACCGTGGCCCAGAAGCTCATGGTTCTCGTTACCACCGTCGTCCAGGTTCTTTAGGCCCGATTATTAACCGTGTTGTTAAAGGTATGAAATTACCTGGCCGTATGGGTAATAATCGTGTGACTATGCAGCATTTAACTGTTATTGATGCCGACGTTAAAGATAACGCCTTAGTAATCAGTGGTAGTGTTCCAGGTGCTAACAAGTCATTCTTAATGATTCGTTCTACAGCTCGAAAGTAAGAAAGGAGGAAAAATAAATGACTAGCGTTGCATTATACAAACAAGATGGTAGCAAGAATGGTAGCGTTAAATTAAACGATGACATTTTTGGTATTAAACCGAACAACAATGTTGAATTCGATGCAGTTCTAATGCAAAGAGCATCACAACGACAAGGCACCGCTGATACTAAATCACGTGGTGAACGTCGTGGTGGTGGTAAGAAGCCATGGCGCCAAAAGGGTACTGGTCGTGCTCGTCAAGGTTCCATTCGTGATCCGCAATGGCGTAAAGGTGGAATTGTATTTGGCCCTACTCCTCGTTCTTACAATTACCATCTTCCAAAGAAAGTTACTAAGTTAGCTACTAAGTCTGCTTTATCAGACAAAGTCGCTGCTGGTGACTTATACGTCGTTGATTCATTGAAATTCAACGCACCTAAGACTAAGAAAATGAGTCAGTTATTAGCTGGCTTAAAAGACTCATCCAAGACATTACTTGTCTTAGAATCTGGTAATCATAAAGCTGCTTTAGCTGCTCGTAACTTACCTAACGTTATGACCATTACTGGTAAAGGTATTAACACCTTAGACGTTATGGATCACCGTAAAGTGGTTATGACTAAAGCTGCTTTAGCCGAAGTAGAGGAGGTACTCGCATAATATGGAATCACGTGATGTACTTTTACGTCCCGTAATTACCGAAGCATCAACTGATCGTATGGACCAGAAGAAGTACACTTTTGATGTTGACCTACGGGCTACCAAGACCCAAGTTAAAAAGGCTGTCGAGGATGTTTTTGGTGTTAAAGTTACTAAAGTTAACATTATGAACGTTCGAGGCAAGCTTAAGCGAGAAGGAAGTTTCGTTGGTTACACTAGTCGTAGTCGTAAAGCCATCGTTACTTTATCCAAAGACTCGAAGAAGATTAATGTATTTAACAAGAGTAATAATAAATAAAGAATAGGAGGGGAAAATAATGGCTAACAAATTATACAAGCCCACCAGTAATGGTCGCCGTAATATGACTAATATCGACTACAAAGTTGCTACTAAAAACAACCCTGAAAAGTCCTTATTAGCTAACCGTAAGGCCCAATCCGGTCGAAACAACGGTGGTAAGATTACGGTTCGTCACCATGGTGCTGGTGTTAAGCGTCGTTACCGTTTAATCGATTTTAAGCGGACTAAAGATGGCGTTCCCGCAATTGTTAAGTCAATCCAATACGATCCTAACCGAACTGCCAATATTGCCCTCATCTATTATGTTGATGGTGTTAAATCTTATATTTTAGCACCACAGGGCTTACATGTTGGTGACAAAGTTGAATCCGGTCCTGACGCTGACATTAAAGTCGGTGATGCACTTCCGTTAAAGAATATTCCAGATGGAACCACCATTCATAATGTTGAATTAAAACATGGCAAAGGTGGTCAGTTAGCTCGTTCTGCTGGTACTTCTGCTCACTTATTAGGTAAGCAGGGCAAGTACGTATTAGTTAAATTACCATCAGGTGAAGTTCGTTTAGTATTAGCTACTAATCGTGCATCAATTGGTGCATTAAGTAATGCTGAACACTCATTAGTAGTAAGTGGTAAAGCTGGTCGTACCCGTCGATTAGGCAAACGTCCACATGTTACTGGTTCTGCTATGAACCCTAACGACCATCCGCATGGTGGTGGTGATGCTCATACCACTGTTGGTTACCCATCTCCATTATCTCCATGGCATAAGAAGACTGTTGGTAAAAAGACCCGTTCAAAGAAAGCTCGTTCAAACAAGTTTATTGTTCGTCGTCGTAAGCAGTCCAAGATGTAAATTAGTTAAGACACCAGATTGAAGGAGGTCGTCTCATGAGTCGTAGTTTGAAAAAAGGACCTTTTGCTGATAAATCTTTATTAAAGAAGATCAAAGCGCAAAAAGGTAAAGATAAGAAGACATTAATTAAGACTTGGTCACGTCGTTCTACGATTTTCCCAAGCTTCATTGGTAACACCATTGCCGTATATAACGGTCGTCAACACGTTCCGGTATATATCCAAGAAGATATGGTTGGCCATAAGTTAGGTGAATTCGTACCAACTCGTACGTTCCATGGCCATGGCACTAACAGTGATGACACTGCTGCCGATAAGACTACTAAATAATAAGGAGGATTAATAATGGCTGCACAAGTTACTTCAGCAAAAGCTACTGCTAGAACTGTTCGAATTTCGGCCCGCAAAGTTCGCCTTGTTATGGATCTTATCAGAGGTAAGAGCGTTGCCGAAGCTACTGCTATTTTGAAGTTCACTCCACGTAGTGCTTCTCCAATTTTAAGTAAAGTACTTAAATCAGCAGTTGCTAATGCTGAAAATAATTTTGATTTAGATCGTGAAGATTTGTACGTAAGCAAAGCCATTTGTAACGAAGGGCCAACGTTAAAGCGTTTCCGTCCACGTGCTAAAGGTTCTGCTTCTCCGATTAACAAACGTACTAGTCACATTACGATTATCGTTTCTGAAAAGTAGGAGGTATAAAACTTGGGTCAAAAAGTAAATCCAAACGGCTTACGAATGGGTATTACCCGTGACTGGGAAGCCAAGTGGTACTCTGATAACAATTTTGCCGGAAACTTAATTGAAGATTTACGCATTCGTAAGTATATTGCAAAACGACTTGCCGATGCATCCACTTCTCGAGTAGAAATTGACCGTGCTGCAAAGCGCATCAACATTTCTATTAACACTGCCAAACCTGGTATGGTTATTGGTAAAGGTGGATCTGAAGTTGAAAGTCTTCGTAAAGCTTTAGATAAATTAACTGGTAAACGTGTTCACGTTAACATCATTGAAATTAAGAAGCCTGACTTAGACGCTAAGTTAGTTGGTGATGACATCGCTCGTCAGTTAGAAGCTCGTGTTGCTTACCGTCGTGCTATGCGTCAAGGTATGCGCCGTGTTGAACATGCTGGTGCTAAGGGTGTTAAGATTCAGGTCGCTGGTCGTT
This window encodes:
- the rplV gene encoding 50S ribosomal protein L22 — its product is MAAQVTSAKATARTVRISARKVRLVMDLIRGKSVAEATAILKFTPRSASPILSKVLKSAVANAENNFDLDREDLYVSKAICNEGPTLKRFRPRAKGSASPINKRTSHITIIVSEK
- the rplD gene encoding 50S ribosomal protein L4; the encoded protein is MTSVALYKQDGSKNGSVKLNDDIFGIKPNNNVEFDAVLMQRASQRQGTADTKSRGERRGGGKKPWRQKGTGRARQGSIRDPQWRKGGIVFGPTPRSYNYHLPKKVTKLATKSALSDKVAAGDLYVVDSLKFNAPKTKKMSQLLAGLKDSSKTLLVLESGNHKAALAARNLPNVMTITGKGINTLDVMDHRKVVMTKAALAEVEEVLA
- the rpsS gene encoding 30S ribosomal protein S19, which translates into the protein MSRSLKKGPFADKSLLKKIKAQKGKDKKTLIKTWSRRSTIFPSFIGNTIAVYNGRQHVPVYIQEDMVGHKLGEFVPTRTFHGHGTNSDDTAADKTTK
- the rpsL gene encoding 30S ribosomal protein S12, whose protein sequence is MPTINQLVRKGRKSKSSKSKSPALNWGYNSYKKERVYVPSPQKRGVATRVGTMTPKKPNSALRKYARVRLTNLMEVTAYIPGIGHNLQEHSVVLLRGGRVKDLPGVRYHIIRGALDTAGVQNRRQGRSKYGTKKPKAKK
- the rpsJ gene encoding 30S ribosomal protein S10; the protein is MAKQKIRIRLKAYEHRILDQSAAKIVATAQRTGASISGPIPLPTDRTIYTVLASPHKFKKSREQFEMLTHKRLIDILDPTPKTVDSLMKLDLPSGIDIEIKL
- the rpsG gene encoding 30S ribosomal protein S7 — protein: MPRKGPVQPRTFLPDPIYKSKLVTRLINHLMIDGKRGTASKILYNAFKLIKKQTHHDPVKVFQAAMKNVMPVLEVRARRVGGANYQVPIEVRPTRRVTLGLRWIVNYARLRGEHTMTEHLAREIIDASNNTGASVKKREDVHRMAEANRAFAHYRW
- the rpoC gene encoding DNA-directed RNA polymerase subunit beta', with amino-acid sequence MVNVDRFESMQIGLASPDKIRSWSYGEVKKPETINYRTLKPEKEGLFDERIFGPTKDWQCSCGKYKRIRYRGIICDRCGVEVTRSNVRRERMGHIELAAPVTHIWYFKGIPSRMGLVLDMSPRALEEIIYFAAYVVTNPGDTPLEKKQLLTEREYREKKNEYGNRFEAQIGAQAVETLLNDVDLKKESAHLEKVLKTAGGQKRTRAIRRLDILQAFLKSGNKLSWMVMHVIPVIPPALRPMVQLEGGRFATSDLNDLYRRVINRNNRLKRLLALHAPGIIVQNEKRMLQEAVDALIDNGRRGRPVSGPGNRPLKSLSHMLKGKQGRFRQNLLGKRVDYSGRSVIDVGPHLKFNQLGLPVPMALELFKPYLMHALVKRGIASNVKSAKRKIHNRDDDIYDVLADVIKGHPILLNRAPTLHRLSIQAFYPVLVSGKSIRFHPLCCTAYNADFDGDQVALHVPLSDEAQAESRTLMLASTHILAPRDGSPIITPSQDIIIGNYYITLEERHREGEGSIFNDANEAVLAYQNGYVQWHSRVGIRVASMPKKPFTPQQRKEILVTTVGKIIMNTMYPDDFPFLNEPTKRNLRGELPDKYFLKPGENIFDYLKHSKLIPPFKKGMISDIIAECYRRYHIATTAIVADSLKHWGYENSMKSGLTFAIPDIVDLKEKPYIIEAGKKKKDLVTKQYQMGLITNEERYQRVVDIWSDAKDKVQQKIQDHFDPENDIFMMSDSGARGNISNFVQLAGMRGLMAEPNGKVMELPITANFREGLSIQQMFISTHGARKGMTDTALKTANSGYLTRRLVDVAQDCIVREHDCGTDSGLRVHALMNGGELLEPLYERILGRVAMKEVKNPKTGKTIVRHNQMIDEKKATEIVNSGVKEVEIRSALTCHTVHGVCAMCYGRNLTTGKLVEVGEAVGTVAAQAIGEPGTQLTMRNFHTGGVAGNADITQGLPRVQEVFEARHPKGRALISKVTGDVKLIEENPAENVREVTIKGKSDTQKYKIPMDQKLIVKEGDHVHRGTPLNVGSIDPKEMLQVTNMIETANYMLGEIQKVYRMQGVDLNDKHPELIIRQLMRKVRIMKPGDTKLLPGSLMDINDFRKANAKYVIEGKIPATARPVLLGLTKAALESKSFLSAASFQETTRVLTDAAIRGKNDPLVGLKENVIVGKLIPAGTGMHRYRNIQMKEDKPADTDKSADDAESTADSTKED
- the rplC gene encoding 50S ribosomal protein L3, yielding MARKGILGRKVGMTQVFGKNGELIPVTVVDVTPNVVLQKKTKENDGYNAVQLGYADKRKVLSNKPEQGHVAKAKTAPKRFIREIRNADLGKLKVADKVSADIFKKGDVVDVTGITKGHGYQGVIKKDNQHRGPEAHGSRYHRRPGSLGPIINRVVKGMKLPGRMGNNRVTMQHLTVIDADVKDNALVISGSVPGANKSFLMIRSTARK
- the rplW gene encoding 50S ribosomal protein L23, with translation MESRDVLLRPVITEASTDRMDQKKYTFDVDLRATKTQVKKAVEDVFGVKVTKVNIMNVRGKLKREGSFVGYTSRSRKAIVTLSKDSKKINVFNKSNNK
- the fusA gene encoding elongation factor G — translated: MANAREFPLEKTRNIGIIAHIDAGKTTTTERILYYTGKIHKIGETQDGDSQMDWMSEEKDRGITITSAATTAEWKDHRINIIDTPGHVDFTAEVERSLRVLDGAITVLDANAGVEPQTETVWRQAAQFRVPNIVFVNKMDKIGANFDASVKSLHTKLGANAHAIQMPIGAEDNFKGVIDLIDMKADIYDKDKMGAKWDTVPVPAKYLPQAKKRRQQLIEAVCDVDNDLMAKYLSGSPISNAEIKAAIRKATLELKFFPVLAGSAYKNKGVQMLLDAVLDYLPSPLDIHPYEAKDPETNKIVELKANDKKPFAALAFKIATDPFVGRLTYIRVYQGTLPAGSYILNATKNKRERASRLLQMHANQRHEIPEVFSGDIAAVIGLKNTGTGDSLTAQDHPLHLESMDFPDPVISVSVGPKTKADQGKMDNALQKLSEEDPTFKTHTDQETGQTIISGMGELHLTIIIERMRREFHVQCRVGKPQVAYREEFTKPTKANGKFIRQNGGKGQYGDVWVEFTPTKPGEGYKFEDAIVGGVVPREFIPSVSKGIQGAMKNGVLAGYPLIDLKAKLYDGSYHPVDSSQASFETAGALALKEAAKTAHPVILEPIMKTDVVIPKEFMGDVMGEITARRGKIRGMAEKNKAETLHCFTPLSEMFGYATNLRSATKGRGTFTMTFDHYAPVPKSLQKKIIEKNGGSTESSKN
- the rplB gene encoding 50S ribosomal protein L2 translates to MANKLYKPTSNGRRNMTNIDYKVATKNNPEKSLLANRKAQSGRNNGGKITVRHHGAGVKRRYRLIDFKRTKDGVPAIVKSIQYDPNRTANIALIYYVDGVKSYILAPQGLHVGDKVESGPDADIKVGDALPLKNIPDGTTIHNVELKHGKGGQLARSAGTSAHLLGKQGKYVLVKLPSGEVRLVLATNRASIGALSNAEHSLVVSGKAGRTRRLGKRPHVTGSAMNPNDHPHGGGDAHTTVGYPSPLSPWHKKTVGKKTRSKKARSNKFIVRRRKQSKM
- the rpsC gene encoding 30S ribosomal protein S3; translated protein: MGQKVNPNGLRMGITRDWEAKWYSDNNFAGNLIEDLRIRKYIAKRLADASTSRVEIDRAAKRINISINTAKPGMVIGKGGSEVESLRKALDKLTGKRVHVNIIEIKKPDLDAKLVGDDIARQLEARVAYRRAMRQGMRRVEHAGAKGVKIQVAGRLNGADMCRTESYSNGTVPLHTLRADIDYADCEAHTSYGSIGVKVWIYRGQVLPRKRHPEARARQSKGGK
- a CDS encoding prepilin peptidase, which codes for MINFFKFIVGTVIGSFISLSSIRSYRHESIIFPASHCDHCNHKLRPWELIPIVSFILLRGKCHQCHRPIGFLTLIGELTGGLIFLFNPLTLNGLLEIIFELLFLFIAECDYSYYTIPTWSLISMLTLTILQLITNGKLDVLTFAIILIIYALISLLNHYLKFIGNGDVDLMFLLFLKTDVTTIIYIIAISSFSAIFKYVIHHKHKLIPYAPYLGFAYLLLRSIKK